In Chitinivibrionales bacterium, the following proteins share a genomic window:
- the bamA gene encoding outer membrane protein assembly factor BamA → MTRASRIILMVALAAALANAKVLDTLAIEGLQWQQPSTVRNSIALREHEEFTAQDIQQAIKSLYKLGYFKTVDFYVTKESDSSASLRCVVAENSTVEVIEFSGNKVLKQKDFEEKMTMKKNMMGTDALVFDNVQIIKKLYAQKGYLLVDVKPEVMPTKIPGNILVKFKINDGPKVVLKKIYFRGNTAFKEGKLKWNFKTKERTFFWGGDFDEEQYKNNLDTLVLFYNDQGYIDARVVRDSMWYGVNKKDLFLMVELSEGKKYLTGDFYFTGNKVIETSTLTSTILMKKGKPFQKSKFEETKEFVVNSYREEGYLWVQVRDRQNFRGDTVDVTFDITEGKPAIVRKIDITGNLKTKEKVIRREMAIMPGQKYKQSLMMRSVRNIYQLNFFSNVKPDLHPNDDGTVDLEFAIQEKDNIGQLSLGASYSQADGFMGTFTTSIPNFRGEGQKLDLNLDIGQNRQDVSVGFMEPWAFNTPTSLYGSIIFQKSNYYMEQTEYGFSGSASRRLKWPDDYFSASVGYDLLWKEETDTQTTIYPASRARLAPRGLLSKLAFSLWRDDTDMPKFPNEGSRFTLTPEIAGVGGNYQYLKTAVSYDWYFPLFWKFVLNTKTKFGLISPLPGTDTIRLTRYDAFRVGGGWITDGIVRGYDDMSISGYSTPNTGISMLTLSAELRFPVIEQMLYLSAFGDMGNGWENLSEVSLTDLYPGAGVGVRIDVPMLGLLGFDLGYGFRAPPPNQFQHFGGKPNGWKFGFQLGKGY, encoded by the coding sequence ATGACCCGCGCTTCCCGCATCATCCTGATGGTCGCCCTCGCCGCCGCGCTGGCGAACGCGAAGGTCCTCGACACGCTCGCGATCGAAGGCCTCCAATGGCAGCAGCCCTCCACCGTGAGGAACAGCATCGCCCTGCGCGAGCACGAGGAGTTCACCGCCCAGGACATCCAGCAGGCGATCAAAAGCCTCTACAAGCTCGGCTATTTCAAGACCGTTGACTTTTATGTGACAAAGGAGAGCGATTCCTCGGCATCGCTGCGGTGCGTTGTTGCCGAGAACTCAACGGTGGAGGTCATTGAATTTTCCGGAAACAAGGTGCTCAAGCAGAAGGACTTCGAGGAAAAGATGACCATGAAAAAGAACATGATGGGCACCGACGCGCTCGTGTTCGACAATGTGCAGATCATAAAGAAGCTGTACGCCCAGAAGGGATATCTGCTCGTGGACGTCAAGCCCGAGGTCATGCCCACCAAAATTCCGGGTAATATCCTGGTCAAATTCAAAATCAACGACGGCCCCAAGGTGGTGCTCAAGAAGATCTACTTCCGGGGCAACACCGCGTTCAAGGAAGGCAAGCTGAAGTGGAACTTCAAGACCAAAGAGCGCACCTTTTTCTGGGGCGGTGATTTCGACGAAGAGCAGTATAAAAACAATCTCGACACGCTCGTCCTCTTCTACAATGACCAGGGATATATTGACGCGCGCGTGGTACGGGACAGCATGTGGTACGGCGTCAACAAAAAAGACCTCTTTCTCATGGTTGAGCTATCGGAGGGCAAGAAATACCTCACCGGCGATTTTTATTTTACCGGCAACAAGGTGATCGAAACGTCGACGCTCACGAGCACCATTCTCATGAAGAAAGGCAAGCCGTTCCAGAAAAGTAAGTTCGAGGAGACCAAGGAGTTCGTGGTCAATTCCTACCGCGAAGAGGGCTACCTGTGGGTGCAGGTGCGCGACCGGCAGAATTTCCGCGGCGACACCGTCGACGTCACCTTCGACATTACCGAGGGCAAGCCCGCGATCGTCCGGAAGATCGACATCACCGGGAACCTCAAGACCAAGGAGAAGGTGATCCGACGCGAGATGGCCATCATGCCGGGCCAGAAATACAAGCAATCGCTCATGATGCGCAGCGTGCGCAACATTTACCAGCTCAACTTTTTCAGCAACGTGAAGCCCGACCTGCATCCGAACGATGACGGCACCGTGGACCTCGAGTTCGCCATTCAGGAAAAGGACAACATCGGCCAGCTCTCGCTCGGTGCCTCCTATTCGCAGGCCGACGGCTTCATGGGCACCTTCACCACCTCCATCCCGAACTTCCGCGGCGAGGGCCAGAAGCTCGACCTTAACCTTGACATAGGGCAAAACCGCCAGGACGTGTCGGTCGGGTTCATGGAGCCGTGGGCCTTCAACACGCCCACGTCGTTGTACGGCAGCATTATCTTTCAGAAAAGCAACTACTACATGGAGCAGACCGAATACGGGTTTTCGGGCTCCGCGTCGCGCAGGCTCAAGTGGCCCGACGATTACTTCAGTGCGTCGGTGGGTTACGATCTTTTATGGAAAGAGGAAACCGACACGCAGACCACCATTTATCCGGCAAGCCGCGCCCGGCTGGCGCCGCGGGGACTGCTCAGCAAGCTGGCGTTCTCGTTGTGGCGCGACGACACCGACATGCCCAAGTTCCCTAACGAGGGATCGCGTTTCACCCTGACCCCCGAGATCGCGGGCGTGGGCGGAAATTACCAGTACCTTAAGACCGCGGTAAGCTACGACTGGTATTTTCCCCTGTTCTGGAAATTTGTCTTAAACACCAAGACGAAATTCGGGCTTATCAGCCCGCTGCCGGGGACCGATACGATACGATTGACGCGCTATGACGCGTTTCGGGTGGGCGGAGGCTGGATCACGGACGGCATCGTCCGGGGGTATGACGACATGTCCATATCGGGATACTCCACACCCAATACCGGCATTTCGATGCTGACGCTGTCGGCGGAACTGCGCTTCCCCGTGATCGAGCAGATGCTTTATCTCTCGGCCTTCGGCGACATGGGGAACGGGTGGGAGAACCTTTCCGAGGTGAGTCTCACCGACCTGTATCCGGGCGCCGGAGTCGGCGTCAGGATCGATGTTCCGATGCTCGGCCTGCTGGGGTTTGACCTTGGATACGGTTTTAGGGCACCCCCGCCGAACCAGTTCCAGCATTTCGGGGGCAAGCCCAACGGGTGGAAATTCGGGTTCCAATTG